Proteins from a genomic interval of Symmachiella macrocystis:
- a CDS encoding Gfo/Idh/MocA family protein, with the protein MSIITRRRFLQTSTAAAGASLLLTGTQASGKVNGANDRVRIAVAGLNGRGKSHLQGWLGQKNVEVAYVIDPDQDVLDRTLKALAEKGVTNVKGAADVREALEDKNVDAISVATPNHWHSLITIWAAQHGKHVYVEKPMSHDIAEGRIAVEAQKKYGVVVQHGTQRRSNAQLAGLVKEIQDGKFGKLKISYGYCCKPRGGIGHKSPTTPPSNLNWDLWKGPAQIDQYHPNFVHYNWHWFWETGNGDMNNQGTHQLDVARWALDEDQTHPVRVMGMGGRFQWNDQGETPNTMFAVAEYPNGQYVYFNVRNVNYKNYKKQVLNEYYFEDGGKILPNAQAKHREGGDYWRYFAKGDNEGVVLTVEDGDVTPGGNWGAFIAAVREGNPDMANGNALDAHYGCVLGHIMNNSYRLGVDVPFNSKAGKFGENTDAYEHFTALHDIMSKDVGLSAEDNKYTVGPWLTFDGAKERHTGDHAEAANSLLKDANTTGFEIPLLASL; encoded by the coding sequence ATGTCGATCATCACTCGCCGCCGTTTTTTACAGACCTCGACCGCCGCAGCGGGCGCTTCGCTGTTGCTGACCGGCACACAAGCATCCGGTAAGGTCAATGGAGCCAATGATCGAGTGCGAATCGCCGTCGCCGGTTTGAATGGTCGCGGCAAAAGCCACCTGCAAGGTTGGTTGGGACAAAAGAACGTCGAAGTCGCTTACGTCATCGACCCCGATCAAGATGTCTTGGACCGCACGCTGAAAGCGCTCGCCGAAAAAGGTGTCACCAACGTCAAAGGCGCCGCTGATGTCCGGGAAGCCTTGGAAGATAAAAACGTCGATGCCATCTCCGTTGCCACCCCCAACCATTGGCACTCGCTGATCACGATTTGGGCAGCCCAACACGGCAAACATGTCTACGTTGAAAAACCGATGAGCCACGACATTGCCGAAGGCCGCATCGCTGTCGAAGCCCAGAAAAAATATGGCGTCGTCGTGCAACACGGTACGCAGCGTCGCAGCAACGCACAGCTTGCCGGGCTGGTAAAAGAAATCCAGGACGGGAAATTCGGCAAACTGAAAATCTCCTACGGTTATTGCTGTAAGCCACGGGGTGGCATCGGACACAAGAGTCCGACCACACCGCCGTCGAACTTGAATTGGGACCTGTGGAAAGGCCCGGCACAGATCGACCAATATCATCCCAATTTCGTGCACTACAACTGGCACTGGTTTTGGGAAACCGGCAACGGCGACATGAACAACCAGGGGACGCACCAATTGGACGTCGCCCGCTGGGCACTCGACGAAGATCAAACGCACCCGGTTCGCGTAATGGGCATGGGCGGTCGGTTCCAATGGAACGACCAAGGCGAAACCCCCAATACGATGTTCGCCGTCGCCGAATATCCCAACGGACAGTACGTCTACTTCAACGTCCGTAACGTGAACTATAAAAATTACAAAAAGCAGGTCCTCAACGAGTACTACTTCGAGGATGGTGGAAAGATTCTCCCCAACGCTCAAGCAAAGCACCGTGAAGGGGGCGACTACTGGAGATATTTCGCCAAAGGGGACAATGAGGGGGTCGTGCTGACCGTCGAGGATGGTGACGTCACCCCCGGCGGCAACTGGGGCGCCTTTATTGCAGCTGTCCGCGAAGGGAACCCGGACATGGCCAACGGCAACGCCCTGGATGCCCATTACGGCTGCGTGCTGGGCCACATCATGAACAACTCGTATCGCTTGGGTGTTGACGTTCCGTTCAACAGCAAAGCGGGTAAGTTCGGTGAAAACACCGATGCCTACGAGCACTTTACGGCCTTGCACGACATCATGAGCAAAGACGTGGGTCTGTCCGCCGAGGACAACAAATACACCGTTGGTCCCTGGTTGACCTTCGACGGTGCCAAGGAACGTCACACCGGTGATCATGCCGAAGCGGCCAATTCCTTGCTGAAAGACGCCAACACAACCGGCTTCGAAATCCCGCTGTTAGCGAGCCTCTAA